The Pseudomonas sp. TH06 genome has a window encoding:
- a CDS encoding efflux RND transporter permease subunit, whose protein sequence is MNFSQFFISRPIFAAVLSLLILIAGAISLFQLPISEYPEVVPPTVVVRANFPGANPKVIGETVAAPLEQAITGVENMLYMSSQSTADGKITLTITFALGTDLDNAQVQVQNRVTRTEPKLPEEVTRIGITVDKASPDLTMVVHLTSPDKRYDMLYLSNYAILNIKDELARLGGVGDVQLFGMGDYSLRVWLDPNKTASRNLTATDVVTAIREQNRQVAAGQLGAPPAPNAQSFQLSVNTQGRLVTEEEFENIIIRAGDNGEITRLKDIARVELGSSQYALRSLLNNQPAVAIPIFQRPGSNAIDISNEVRGKMEELKKGFPQGMDYSIVYDPTIFVRGSIEAVVHTLFEALILVVLVVILFLQTWRASIIPLVAVPVSLIGTFAVMHLFGFSLNALSLFGLVLAIGIVVDDAIVVVENVERNIELGLNPFDATKKAMGEVTGPIIATALVLCAVFIPAAFISGLTGQFYKQFALTIAISTVISAFNSLTLSPALAAVLLKSHDAPKDRFSKVLDKIFGGWLFRPFNRFFDRASHGYVGTVRRVIRGSGIALFLYAGLMVLTFFGFSNTPTGFVPGQDKQYLVAFAQLPDAASLDRTEDVIKRMSDLALKQPGVESAVAFPGLSINGFTNSPNAGIVFVTLKPFDERKDPSMSAGAIAGALNGQYANIQEAYMAIFPPPPVQGLGTIGGFRLQIEDRGNLGYDELYKETMNIINKSHNVPELAGLFTSYTVNVPQVDAAIDREKAKTHGVAVSDIFDTLQIYLGSLYANDFNRFGRTYQVNVQAEQQFRLESDQIGQLKVRNNKGEMIPLATFIKVSDTSGPDRVMHYNGFITAEINGAAAPGYSSGQAEKAIEKLLKDELPNGMTYEWTDLTYQQILSGNTALFVFPLCVLLAFLVLAAQYESWSLPLAVILIVPMTLLSAITGVIISGGDNNIFTQIGLIVLVGLACKNAILIVEFAKDKQEEGLDPLAAVLEACRLRLRPILMTSFAFIMGVVPLVFSSGAGAEMRHAMGVAVFSGMLGVTFFGLLLTPVFYVLIRNFVERSEARKAAKALKLEAQQ, encoded by the coding sequence ATGAATTTTTCCCAATTCTTCATTTCACGGCCGATCTTCGCAGCGGTGCTATCGCTGTTGATCCTGATCGCCGGTGCGATCTCGCTGTTCCAGCTACCGATCAGCGAATACCCGGAAGTCGTGCCGCCAACCGTGGTGGTACGTGCGAACTTCCCGGGTGCCAACCCTAAAGTCATCGGTGAAACCGTGGCGGCTCCGCTGGAGCAGGCCATCACCGGCGTCGAGAACATGCTGTACATGTCCTCGCAATCCACCGCTGACGGCAAGATCACCCTGACCATCACTTTCGCCCTGGGCACTGACCTGGACAACGCGCAGGTGCAGGTGCAAAACCGGGTGACCCGAACCGAGCCGAAGCTTCCCGAGGAAGTGACGCGCATCGGTATCACCGTCGACAAGGCTTCGCCCGACCTGACCATGGTTGTGCACTTGACCTCGCCGGACAAGCGCTACGACATGCTCTACCTGTCCAACTACGCGATCCTCAACATCAAGGATGAGCTCGCTCGCCTCGGTGGTGTCGGTGATGTGCAGTTGTTCGGCATGGGCGACTATTCGCTGCGTGTCTGGCTCGACCCGAACAAGACCGCTTCGCGTAACCTGACCGCCACTGACGTGGTCACCGCGATTCGTGAACAGAACCGCCAAGTGGCTGCGGGCCAATTGGGCGCGCCCCCTGCCCCGAATGCTCAGAGCTTCCAGCTGTCGGTCAACACTCAGGGCCGTCTGGTGACTGAGGAAGAGTTTGAAAACATCATTATTCGCGCAGGCGACAACGGTGAAATCACTCGCCTCAAAGACATCGCTCGCGTTGAACTGGGTTCCAGCCAATACGCCCTGCGCTCGTTGCTGAACAATCAGCCGGCGGTGGCGATTCCGATCTTCCAGCGTCCGGGTTCCAACGCCATCGACATCTCGAACGAAGTTCGCGGCAAGATGGAAGAGCTGAAGAAAGGCTTCCCGCAAGGCATGGACTACAGCATCGTCTATGACCCGACGATCTTCGTGCGCGGCTCGATCGAAGCAGTGGTTCACACCCTCTTCGAAGCACTGATCCTCGTGGTACTGGTGGTGATCCTGTTCCTGCAAACCTGGCGCGCCTCGATCATTCCGTTGGTGGCGGTGCCGGTATCGTTGATCGGTACGTTTGCGGTGATGCACCTGTTCGGCTTCTCGCTCAACGCCCTGTCGCTGTTCGGCCTGGTACTGGCCATCGGTATCGTGGTGGACGACGCCATCGTGGTGGTGGAGAACGTCGAACGGAACATCGAGCTGGGGCTCAACCCTTTCGATGCGACCAAGAAAGCCATGGGTGAAGTGACCGGGCCGATCATTGCCACGGCACTGGTGCTGTGTGCGGTGTTTATTCCGGCCGCTTTCATCTCCGGTCTTACCGGGCAGTTCTACAAACAGTTCGCCCTGACCATTGCGATCTCGACCGTGATCTCGGCGTTCAACTCGCTGACTTTGTCGCCAGCACTGGCCGCTGTATTGCTGAAAAGCCATGACGCGCCGAAAGACCGTTTCTCCAAGGTGCTCGACAAGATCTTCGGTGGCTGGTTGTTCCGTCCGTTCAACCGTTTCTTCGACCGTGCCAGCCATGGCTACGTCGGCACCGTGCGCCGGGTCATCCGTGGCAGCGGCATCGCTCTGTTCCTGTACGCAGGGCTGATGGTGCTGACCTTCTTCGGCTTCTCCAACACGCCGACCGGTTTCGTACCCGGCCAGGACAAGCAATACCTGGTGGCCTTCGCGCAACTGCCGGACGCCGCGAGCCTGGATCGCACCGAAGACGTGATCAAACGCATGTCTGACCTGGCCCTGAAACAGCCAGGCGTGGAAAGCGCCGTGGCGTTCCCGGGTCTGTCGATCAACGGCTTCACCAACAGCCCGAACGCCGGCATCGTGTTCGTGACCCTGAAACCATTCGACGAACGTAAAGACCCAAGCATGTCCGCCGGTGCGATTGCCGGTGCCTTGAACGGCCAGTACGCGAACATTCAGGAAGCCTACATGGCGATCTTCCCGCCACCGCCGGTACAAGGTCTGGGCACCATTGGTGGTTTCCGTCTGCAAATCGAAGACCGGGGCAACCTGGGCTACGACGAGCTGTACAAAGAAACCATGAACATCATCAACAAGAGCCACAACGTGCCGGAACTGGCTGGCCTGTTCACCAGTTACACCGTGAACGTGCCGCAGGTCGATGCCGCCATCGACCGGGAAAAAGCCAAGACCCACGGCGTGGCCGTCAGCGACATCTTCGACACCCTGCAGATCTACCTGGGTTCGTTGTATGCCAACGACTTCAACCGTTTCGGTCGCACCTATCAGGTCAACGTTCAGGCCGAACAACAGTTCCGCCTCGAATCCGATCAGATCGGCCAGCTGAAAGTCCGTAACAACAAAGGCGAAATGATCCCGCTGGCGACTTTCATCAAGGTCAGCGACACCTCGGGTCCGGATCGCGTGATGCACTACAACGGCTTCATCACCGCGGAAATCAACGGTGCGGCGGCCCCTGGCTACAGCTCCGGTCAAGCGGAAAAGGCCATCGAGAAACTGCTCAAGGATGAACTTCCGAACGGCATGACCTACGAATGGACCGACCTGACTTACCAGCAGATTCTGTCCGGCAACACCGCGCTGTTCGTGTTCCCGCTCTGCGTACTGCTGGCGTTCCTGGTGCTCGCGGCTCAATACGAAAGCTGGAGCCTGCCATTGGCGGTGATCCTGATCGTACCGATGACCCTGCTGTCGGCCATCACCGGTGTAATCATCTCCGGCGGTGACAACAACATCTTCACCCAGATCGGCTTGATCGTACTGGTGGGACTTGCCTGTAAGAACGCGATTCTGATCGTCGAGTTTGCCAAGGACAAACAGGAAGAAGGTCTCGACCCGCTCGCTGCGGTACTCGAAGCCTGCCGTCTGCGTCTGCGGCCGATCCTGATGACCTCCTTCGCCTTCATCATGGGTGTGGTGCCACTGGTGTTCTCCAGCGGTGCCGGTGCCGAGATGCGTCACGCCATGGGTGTGGCGGTGTTCTCCGGGATGCTCGGCGTGACTTTCTTCGGTCTGCTGCTGACACCAGTGTTCTACGTGCTGATCCGTAACTTTGTCGAACGCAGTGAAGCCCGCAAAGCGGCCAAGGCCCTGAAATTGGAGGCGCAACAATGA
- a CDS encoding efflux transporter outer membrane subunit, which produces MSLKVFLPSLLVLALSACAVGPDYKTPATEAANITTATDGAAGQKNFDRSKFEGIWWQQFDDPTLNQLVTQSLQGNRELRVAFARWKAARAIRDDVSNDAMPTITSRASSDLAKGQIPGQTTKRVNSERYDLGLDMAWELDLFGRIQRNLESADAEQQAVEADLYQLQVTMIAELVDAYGQLRGAQLREKIAVANLNNQQESRKITISLRDAGVGDQLDVERADARLASVEASVPQLQAEQVRQKNRIATLLGERPDKLTVDLSPKDLPAIAKALPIGNPGELLQRRPDILSAERKLASATARIGVAKADLFPRVSLSGFLGWTAGRGSQIGSSAANAWALGPSITWAAFDLGSVRARLRGADADAEGALATYEQQVLLALEESENAFSDYGKRQQRLISLIRQSESSRKAADLAEIRYREGTTDFLVLLDAQRERLNAEDSQAQAEVDLYRGIVAIYKALGGGWQPETVASK; this is translated from the coding sequence ATGAGTCTGAAAGTCTTCCTGCCGAGTCTGCTGGTGCTGGCCCTCAGCGCCTGCGCCGTCGGCCCCGACTACAAGACCCCAGCCACGGAGGCGGCCAACATCACGACCGCCACCGACGGCGCCGCCGGGCAAAAGAACTTCGACCGTTCGAAATTCGAAGGCATCTGGTGGCAGCAGTTCGATGATCCAACCCTCAACCAGTTGGTGACTCAATCGCTGCAAGGCAACCGTGAATTGCGTGTGGCATTCGCTCGCTGGAAAGCCGCCCGGGCGATCCGCGACGACGTCAGCAACGATGCGATGCCAACCATCACCAGCCGCGCCAGCAGTGATCTGGCCAAGGGGCAAATCCCTGGCCAGACCACCAAACGGGTCAACAGCGAACGCTATGACCTTGGCTTGGACATGGCCTGGGAACTGGACTTGTTCGGCCGTATCCAGCGCAATCTGGAATCGGCCGATGCCGAGCAGCAAGCGGTCGAGGCTGATCTGTACCAACTGCAAGTCACCATGATTGCCGAACTGGTCGATGCCTACGGCCAACTGCGCGGCGCACAACTGCGCGAGAAAATCGCCGTGGCCAACCTGAACAACCAGCAGGAGTCGCGCAAGATCACCATCAGCCTGCGTGATGCCGGCGTTGGCGATCAGCTCGATGTCGAACGTGCCGATGCACGTCTGGCCTCGGTCGAAGCCAGCGTGCCGCAATTGCAGGCGGAACAGGTTCGGCAGAAAAACCGCATCGCCACGCTGTTGGGCGAGCGTCCGGACAAGCTGACCGTCGATCTGAGTCCAAAAGACTTGCCGGCAATCGCCAAGGCCCTGCCAATCGGTAACCCAGGCGAGCTGCTGCAACGTCGTCCGGACATCCTCAGCGCTGAACGCAAACTGGCTTCCGCCACGGCGCGAATCGGTGTCGCCAAGGCAGATCTGTTCCCTCGGGTCAGCCTCAGCGGTTTCCTCGGCTGGACGGCCGGACGCGGCTCGCAGATCGGCTCCTCGGCGGCCAACGCCTGGGCGCTCGGCCCGAGCATCACCTGGGCGGCGTTTGACCTGGGCAGCGTTCGCGCCCGGTTGCGCGGTGCCGATGCGGATGCCGAAGGCGCGCTGGCAACCTACGAGCAACAAGTGCTGCTGGCCCTGGAAGAATCGGAAAACGCCTTCAGCGACTATGGCAAACGTCAGCAACGGCTGATCTCGCTGATCCGTCAGAGCGAATCGAGCCGCAAGGCTGCCGATCTGGCAGAGATTCGTTATCGCGAAGGCACCACTGACTTCCTCGTGCTGCTCGATGCTCAGCGTGAACGTCTGAACGCCGAAGACAGCCAGGCCCAGGCCGAAGTCGATCTGTATCGCGGCATTGTCGCGATCTACAAGGCCCTTGGTGGTGGCTGGCAGCCGGAAACAGTCGCCAGCAAGTAA
- a CDS encoding dipeptidase, with amino-acid sequence MNFPFKKLAATTLMLAGLAAFTAPAQANITPQQSAEILKTFKAESTTDFRQFLGSLAKSDLAKAADIGPAISAFLDNKTLTAEQQNEIYRLLGIYARVKYSAAATETLRELVEIPTYRKDGVAQHDNPEFIKIGEKIKSLAESFHLNFRNIDNRVYEISLEGSGDEVVGIHAHADVVPVTPENWVLKDGTRLDPFKITLIGDRMYGRGTEDDKNGIVVTLYAMKVIKDEKLPLARNFKLLVDTTEETTGDAIPYYFERNPTPNYNLALDGGYPVVIAEKGYGTVMANFAKRKGEGKGAEIVSMTGGLATNQIPSVSVATLITDKPAELAASLQKAGDEFAKRNGGDFQVSAKVDGKDVKLTVTGVSAHSSEPESGVNPVARMLVFINSLDGKVAFKHNHITDAARYAADNWGLDYLGNKLGVGFSDAFMGPLTTSLTYVGMDDKAFKLAVNLRVPKGKSPEKLKAEIAEKLASWSKKSHVAVAFDYSIAEPMYRNPEGEWVKALLAVSTENLGMKHEFGTSAGATSVHELPNGVQFGLAKPDVKYTGHTDGEFKTVEQFQLDLQIVTEMIGRIGQLPKL; translated from the coding sequence ATGAATTTCCCTTTCAAAAAACTGGCCGCAACGACCTTGATGCTGGCTGGACTAGCGGCTTTTACCGCGCCGGCTCAGGCCAACATTACCCCGCAGCAGAGCGCTGAAATTCTCAAAACCTTCAAGGCCGAGTCGACCACGGATTTCCGTCAGTTCCTCGGTAGCCTGGCCAAGAGCGATTTGGCGAAAGCCGCCGACATTGGCCCGGCCATCAGCGCTTTTCTCGACAACAAGACCCTGACCGCAGAGCAGCAGAACGAGATCTATCGCCTGCTCGGTATTTATGCCCGGGTGAAATACAGCGCTGCAGCCACCGAGACCCTGCGTGAGCTGGTGGAGATTCCGACCTATCGCAAGGACGGCGTAGCCCAGCACGACAATCCGGAATTCATCAAGATCGGCGAAAAGATCAAGAGTCTGGCCGAGTCCTTCCATCTGAATTTCCGCAACATCGACAACCGCGTGTATGAGATTTCTCTCGAAGGCAGCGGTGATGAAGTCGTCGGCATTCATGCCCACGCCGACGTGGTGCCGGTGACGCCGGAGAACTGGGTGCTCAAGGATGGCACCCGCCTCGATCCATTCAAAATCACTCTGATCGGTGATCGCATGTACGGCCGTGGCACCGAGGATGACAAGAACGGCATCGTCGTAACGCTCTATGCGATGAAAGTCATCAAGGATGAAAAGCTGCCGCTGGCACGTAATTTCAAACTGTTGGTGGACACCACCGAAGAAACCACCGGCGATGCGATTCCCTACTACTTCGAACGCAATCCGACGCCCAACTACAACCTGGCGCTGGATGGTGGATACCCGGTGGTGATTGCCGAGAAAGGTTACGGCACGGTCATGGCCAACTTTGCCAAGCGCAAAGGTGAAGGCAAAGGCGCGGAAATCGTCTCTATGACCGGTGGCCTGGCGACCAACCAGATTCCTTCGGTTTCAGTCGCCACCCTGATCACCGACAAACCTGCGGAGCTGGCTGCCAGCCTGCAGAAGGCCGGCGACGAGTTTGCCAAACGCAATGGCGGCGATTTCCAGGTGAGCGCCAAGGTCGACGGTAAAGACGTCAAACTGACGGTGACGGGCGTATCCGCGCACTCCTCCGAACCCGAGTCAGGGGTTAATCCGGTCGCGCGAATGCTGGTCTTTATTAATAGCCTTGATGGCAAGGTCGCCTTCAAACACAACCACATCACTGATGCCGCGCGTTATGCCGCTGATAACTGGGGCCTGGATTATTTGGGCAACAAACTCGGCGTCGGTTTCTCCGACGCCTTCATGGGCCCGCTGACCACGTCGCTGACCTATGTCGGCATGGATGACAAAGCCTTCAAACTCGCGGTCAACCTGCGCGTGCCGAAGGGCAAGTCGCCAGAGAAACTCAAGGCTGAAATCGCTGAGAAACTGGCGTCGTGGAGCAAGAAGAGCCACGTTGCCGTCGCCTTCGACTATTCGATTGCCGAGCCGATGTACCGCAATCCTGAGGGTGAGTGGGTCAAAGCGCTTTTGGCAGTATCGACTGAAAACCTCGGCATGAAACACGAGTTCGGCACCTCCGCTGGCGCCACCTCGGTGCATGAATTGCCGAACGGCGTGCAGTTCGGTCTGGCCAAGCCGGACGTGAAATACACCGGCCACACCGACGGTGAATTCAAGACCGTGGAGCAGTTCCAGCTGGATCTGCAGATCGTCACGGAAATGATCGGCCGCATCGGCCAGTTGCCGAAACTCTAA
- the mexE gene encoding multidrug efflux RND transporter periplasmic adaptor subunit MexE, whose product MEQSLKHLRFPLAMLAVLVMSACGKTPETAATMPAAKVSVAKVLEQPVNEWDEFTGRLEAPETVEIRPRVSGQIDDVAFTEGALVKKGDLLFQIDPRPFQAEVRRLEALVAQSRANATRSENEAGRGERLRASNAISAELADSRTSAAQEARAAVGALQAQLDLAKLNLSFTRVTAPISGRVSRAEITAGNLVTADTTPLTSVVSTDRVYAYFDADERVFLKYTQLARNGQRGATTPVYMGLSNEDGNPHLGQMNFVDNQVNPKTGTIRGRAVFDNSDGTYTPGLYARLKLVGSGTYNAMLINDEAVGTDLGKKFVLVMDADNKTAYRAVELGPKIEGLRIVRTGLNKDDTIIVKGLQRVRPGSPVTPEVVPMASEQTIAALAQQRQALEASNLPKVAPAKGASGAVVKLAATTPRG is encoded by the coding sequence ATGGAACAGTCACTCAAACATTTGCGCTTCCCGTTGGCCATGTTGGCCGTACTGGTGATGAGCGCCTGCGGCAAGACTCCGGAGACTGCCGCCACCATGCCCGCTGCCAAAGTCAGCGTGGCCAAGGTGCTGGAACAACCGGTCAACGAGTGGGACGAATTCACCGGTCGCCTTGAAGCACCGGAAACCGTTGAAATCCGTCCACGGGTCTCCGGCCAGATCGACGATGTCGCCTTCACTGAAGGTGCACTGGTCAAGAAAGGCGACCTGCTGTTCCAGATCGACCCCCGTCCGTTCCAGGCTGAGGTTCGCCGCCTCGAAGCCTTGGTCGCCCAATCCCGCGCCAACGCCACCCGCAGTGAAAACGAAGCCGGTCGTGGCGAACGTCTGCGTGCCAGCAATGCGATCTCCGCCGAACTGGCTGACTCGCGCACCAGCGCTGCACAAGAAGCCCGCGCTGCCGTCGGTGCCCTGCAAGCGCAACTGGATCTGGCCAAACTGAACCTGAGCTTCACCCGCGTGACCGCGCCAATCAGCGGTCGTGTCAGCCGTGCCGAAATCACCGCCGGTAACCTGGTCACCGCCGACACCACACCACTGACCAGCGTTGTTTCCACCGACAGGGTTTACGCCTACTTCGACGCCGACGAGCGTGTGTTCCTCAAATACACCCAACTGGCCCGTAACGGTCAGCGCGGCGCGACCACTCCGGTGTACATGGGTCTGTCCAACGAAGACGGTAACCCGCACCTCGGCCAAATGAACTTCGTCGACAACCAGGTCAATCCGAAAACCGGCACCATCCGTGGTCGCGCGGTGTTCGACAACAGCGACGGCACCTACACCCCGGGCCTGTATGCACGCCTGAAACTGGTCGGCAGCGGCACCTACAACGCCATGCTCATCAACGATGAAGCCGTCGGTACCGACCTCGGCAAGAAGTTCGTGCTGGTGATGGATGCGGACAACAAAACCGCTTACCGCGCCGTCGAACTCGGTCCGAAGATCGAAGGCCTGCGCATCGTCCGTACCGGCCTGAACAAGGACGACACGATCATCGTCAAGGGTCTGCAACGGGTACGTCCTGGCTCACCGGTCACCCCTGAAGTGGTGCCGATGGCCAGCGAGCAAACCATCGCGGCACTCGCTCAACAACGTCAAGCGCTGGAAGCCAGCAACCTGCCCAAAGTCGCCCCTGCCAAAGGCGCGTCCGGTGCGGTTGTGAAGCTGGCTGCTACGACCCCACGCGGTTAA
- a CDS encoding DUF2971 domain-containing protein, producing the protein MDRDWVKDLIENFSSATIGEMDIPKLINDKHLNTPNRLFKIRACGEFALKNLAEKTLYLSVANEFNDPYDTAFWVDYRKLAAWEKLDELGFSDDQVATALESEDPISAVVALASAQEPPIMNVAHWLHEVGVLAPNHQAGQLPWLIEQLKSSYKICSLSERVDSVLMWSHYGYNHTGFAMEYDFAGLHRNKLPTLTLWPIAYTNQLFDATHILRAQRRENNYNELYGIAASLFKAVDWQYEREWRLVVPDNDSEIKGFNVAAPLKAVHLGARISDPDALQILKICSEIDIPVYKVTLAPNEYRMISELTNLDAWCSFRKISVFS; encoded by the coding sequence GTGGATAGGGATTGGGTAAAAGATCTGATTGAGAATTTTTCTTCGGCCACGATCGGTGAAATGGACATCCCGAAGCTAATCAACGACAAGCACCTGAACACGCCCAATCGGCTGTTCAAAATCAGAGCCTGCGGCGAGTTCGCGCTGAAGAACCTGGCTGAGAAAACCCTCTATCTGAGCGTAGCCAATGAATTTAACGATCCCTACGACACGGCATTCTGGGTTGATTACCGGAAGCTCGCTGCTTGGGAAAAACTCGATGAACTTGGCTTTAGCGATGATCAAGTCGCCACTGCGCTTGAATCCGAGGATCCGATCTCAGCTGTAGTAGCACTGGCTTCGGCTCAAGAGCCCCCCATCATGAACGTTGCTCACTGGCTCCATGAAGTCGGAGTCTTAGCGCCAAATCACCAGGCCGGGCAGCTCCCATGGCTAATTGAACAGCTCAAAAGCAGCTACAAAATCTGCAGCCTAAGCGAGCGTGTGGATTCGGTGTTGATGTGGAGCCACTATGGCTACAACCACACTGGCTTTGCCATGGAATACGACTTCGCAGGGCTTCATCGGAATAAGCTTCCTACCCTTACGCTATGGCCCATCGCATACACAAATCAACTGTTCGACGCCACTCACATTCTCAGAGCCCAACGCCGGGAGAATAACTACAACGAGCTTTATGGAATTGCCGCCTCGTTGTTCAAGGCTGTCGATTGGCAGTACGAACGAGAGTGGCGTTTAGTGGTTCCAGACAACGATAGTGAGATCAAAGGCTTCAATGTTGCTGCGCCCCTGAAGGCCGTCCATCTTGGGGCTAGGATCTCGGATCCTGACGCACTCCAGATTTTGAAGATCTGCAGTGAAATCGACATACCGGTTTACAAGGTCACGCTTGCGCCTAACGAGTACCGGATGATCTCCGAGCTTACTAACCTGGACGCTTGGTGTTCCTTTCGTAAAATCAGCGTATTTTCTTAA